In the Flavobacterium pallidum genome, one interval contains:
- a CDS encoding YdeI/OmpD-associated family protein produces the protein MEYDPRIDEYIDKAQPFAQPILEHLRALVHKANPDVTETIKWGFASFDYKGPYVTMASFKQHAVFGFWKSSLLQDPHGYLGENSNNGGEAMGNLGRITSLEDLPPNAVIIDFIRQAKKLNDDAIKVPAKPKAAPTAIAVPDYFTKALKNNPAAFEIFENWPAGKRKEYILWITEAKTEKTRNERMATAVEWISEGKIRNWKYVK, from the coding sequence ATGGAATACGATCCGCGCATCGACGAATACATAGACAAAGCACAGCCTTTTGCACAACCCATTTTGGAACATTTGCGCGCTTTGGTGCACAAAGCCAATCCAGACGTGACGGAAACCATTAAGTGGGGGTTTGCTTCGTTTGATTATAAAGGACCATATGTAACGATGGCTTCGTTCAAGCAGCATGCCGTTTTTGGGTTTTGGAAATCGTCATTACTGCAGGATCCGCATGGCTATTTGGGTGAGAATTCGAATAATGGAGGCGAAGCGATGGGCAATCTGGGCCGCATTACGTCTCTTGAGGACCTTCCGCCGAATGCTGTGATCATTGATTTCATCCGCCAGGCGAAAAAACTCAACGATGATGCGATCAAAGTGCCTGCCAAACCTAAGGCAGCACCGACAGCGATTGCCGTACCTGATTATTTTACCAAAGCATTAAAAAACAATCCTGCAGCGTTTGAAATCTTTGAAAACTGGCCTGCCGGAAAAAGGAAGGAATACATCCTTTGGATTACCGAAGCCAAAACCGAAAAGACGCGCAACGAACGCATGGCAACAGCTGTGGAATGGATTTCAGAAGGTAAAATCAGGAATTGGAAGTATGTGAAATAG
- a CDS encoding SRPBCC family protein, producing the protein MATNFFQTTPDCEIVTTRVFNFPKALLFEAWSNPRHLKNWWGPEGFTNTFHEFDFREGGKWDFTMHGPEKGNYNNLVEFLKIEEPNLIAWKRHSQPLFNVQATFEEISAEEARLTFRMIFETATECEKLKKFVVDKNEENFDRLQRELQIMVLT; encoded by the coding sequence ATGGCAACAAATTTCTTCCAGACCACACCCGACTGTGAAATCGTAACCACAAGGGTTTTTAATTTCCCCAAGGCATTGCTATTTGAAGCGTGGAGCAATCCGCGTCATTTGAAAAACTGGTGGGGGCCGGAAGGTTTTACCAATACTTTCCATGAATTTGATTTCAGGGAAGGCGGAAAATGGGATTTCACGATGCACGGCCCCGAAAAAGGCAACTACAACAACCTTGTCGAGTTCCTGAAAATTGAAGAACCGAACCTTATTGCCTGGAAAAGGCATTCCCAGCCGTTGTTCAATGTGCAGGCTACTTTTGAAGAAATTTCAGCGGAAGAGGCTAGGCTTACCTTCAGGATGATTTTCGAAACTGCCACCGAATGCGAAAAGCTGAAGAAATTTGTCGTCGATAAAAATGAAGAGAATTTTGACAGGCTGCAGCGCGAACTTCAAATAATGGTACTTACATAA
- a CDS encoding nuclear transport factor 2 family protein — protein MTPKQVLQQWLEHFNNADIENISNLYAEDAVNHQVANEPVVGKAAISDMFAREFGNADMVCIPENIFEDKEWAILEWKDPKDMRGCGFFQIQNDKIIFQRGYWDKLSFHRLYNIPLDMGNTGQDHL, from the coding sequence ATGACACCAAAACAGGTTTTACAGCAATGGCTTGAACACTTTAACAATGCTGATATTGAGAATATCTCGAATCTGTATGCCGAAGATGCTGTAAACCATCAGGTTGCGAATGAACCCGTTGTCGGTAAGGCCGCGATTAGCGATATGTTTGCGCGCGAATTTGGCAATGCTGACATGGTTTGCATCCCGGAGAACATTTTTGAGGATAAAGAATGGGCTATCCTGGAATGGAAAGACCCGAAGGATATGCGCGGCTGCGGTTTTTTTCAAATACAAAATGACAAGATTATCTTCCAGCGCGGGTATTGGGATAAGCTTTCGTTCCACAGGCTTTACAATATACCGCTGGATATGGGAAACACCGGGCAGGATCATTTATAA
- a CDS encoding VOC family protein, with protein MDTKILSLRPFIGAKNFDVSRSFYRDLGFEESELGPQMSVFRMQDFSFYLQRAYVKDWVDNTMLFMEVADTAKFYEALSALNLPEKYIGVKLTPIRNEPWGRECFLHDPSGVLWHFGEFF; from the coding sequence ATGGATACAAAAATACTTTCCCTGCGTCCGTTTATCGGTGCCAAAAATTTTGACGTATCAAGGTCATTTTACCGCGATCTGGGGTTTGAGGAATCAGAACTGGGTCCGCAAATGTCGGTTTTCCGGATGCAGGATTTCAGTTTTTACCTGCAACGTGCTTATGTCAAGGATTGGGTCGATAATACGATGCTGTTTATGGAAGTGGCTGATACAGCCAAGTTTTATGAGGCGCTTTCAGCATTGAATCTCCCGGAAAAATATATAGGTGTAAAGTTAACGCCAATTCGCAATGAGCCTTGGGGAAGGGAGTGTTTTTTACATGATCCTTCGGGAGTATTGTGGCACTTTGGTGAGTTTTTTTAG